In Silene latifolia isolate original U9 population chromosome X, ASM4854445v1, whole genome shotgun sequence, the following proteins share a genomic window:
- the LOC141618528 gene encoding separase-like, whose amino-acid sequence MDVPSQASPLLSKLESYDYAQIDTLFSSFLHPFLNPNKKPPNSKKPSSSSSSIRSLVKIYLPFINKSLSIIPKRLFESPKNPKTAEFLTQLLSAYKICLDCLAIASSELSGKPYSVHLQSARFVHCLLRWERYDEGFDEGLRVLNGLGKVELEGFPFRVSISSGELVPKVVECVDCDGDSEGECDGDEFVRLVVDLVVVVAQCVSIGRCMDVGKYSGLLDLSREVRPWFRHMEASAASKLQWKLLAHMKNATSFLIREVKHFGENLISRFCEATFQEYTQLLNARHLQGRMREELEEFVLFLHSCACKCRSACRKVQCTVAMHLHKSASKFSQGLVYISLVQRVYAIGLNLSQFGAAKGTISASCELLPEGWDKLEDLSYMLESGKCYYNSNSEADLSFYLSALKFLCAPLAQFINSERKRIVKADIEPSLGKALKLIQVAFVEYCYLFPLYQEKEGCREEIDMVVLSISMASFTLSLRLFRNTKGCKMLVNHILSDKFVLQPQMLNYLVCMLHNLFVEFYRYENYKEALKAGKFCCRVSWSRCILLCERAAGKPKGSDEERSDSMIADYVNEACKDNSLLMDILHQIDSSKVDNVILSGLEKWCHSRNLFERLLCPEALMKRWVKIQCKLYANTNANAPILGSHLLVSSYIKNQNISPEIIGIILEQELLLYQELSCFYPGFCQRMQIAIIDILLEKVYLLNNCLQRSIILAKKGFLLRNIEIGGLKSCVDCLSEAINSIDGLPGMIQDKAMLVSNQLAILYCLRALSTQEANPSSKEIFTDISKAVMIWLRSDDPCHFPNSKEDGGYAYILQLMYHIADLLSIKGDTTLHSDMFNAILKVLKQMNVPLDKCLSLLWESRRVNHSLCVLPVSEAFIVALSCIYGKEAESFEFWLNCLQDSRTLSVVFKQNFSFLSSFSPLAFHQHKSSLQSGISVDEVKQVASDLVSMVSESSSSAFLAGHTCYDLSERLSASGKMIEALLYAKEAHRIRSKMLQEYFSFKYELHEASHDEATQKSSNCIRQFTVLSQVAIRAWPNHSKSLEKYDGILLTPWNVLHCFLESSLQVGILHETHGNVAEAEALFLVGKSISCLQNLPRFIVAFSSCLGKVYRGKCLLDLAHKELRAAQQVFDAETFPGTCSRCSFVLESKLNEELGNLCRKGVFSAAVNPYESSLRSLISLEKGDLSVWFEERDSGNPVLGSKDLKGAELDNSNDRPTLAVKNQRTKIRAEAKKSSKPMKELESQATVKPCVSVRHSRVTRSRKQSSQRNEAENEEGIHSVSNQYSSHQTENEVASVSNRVICEKCLLGKLKGLGSLASLIQMKWEYVRRRQILKLLIGLGKCQVTSSATTSMHRIYMKCISILRGGNDCHCLSSTSFELEFKGKEIPADSLAYECAEVFYTFGWYISKALYSLDTRNVHHAASLDKMSHVVSLLKHAYVLSHEIPLLFQKVSKLLALLYLVSASRENPSFPRFSGNVHPENYWAAYFHQAAVGTHYNLQLLSAITEKYNSSMFSEVQGSPDGVGMTEEMHTLLSIVPESITEIESVMTSFFESLPDSAVVCVSFLGKSYVSLLDGLMHYSSSVHGLILLSRFSADNQPVVIVMPVSSRLEDCETSFSGSINGEIDACKEWRSPWGTNALVDDLAPLFKSILRENYLSSSSFPEEDTEKTRQMWWSQRYSLDGCLQKLVREMEESWFHQWKYLLLGRLLDAESLIPAMKKLMQEIKERFKLGVNESVLEMVMSGTKSTDLEKERIPMVFLEKGCYICSVKDCGEGRCSGLDDVCAEADYILGSVFAAVNRHEVEYCTRRDPVVLVLDTNVQMLPWENMPIMREQEVYRVPSVASIIVALQRRSALEKDGRLSARFPLIDPLDSFYFLNPSGDLSRTQAEFQDWFRSQNIQGISGVVPSMADWSAALQNHDLFLYFGHGSGAQYMPPEKVKKLESCAATLLMGCSSGALSFNGCYPPVGTPLAYLLAGAPIVIANLWEVTDRDIDRFAKAMLKCFMEERSMSSTDCIQCSLMAEEFESMTVNENLGNPKRGRRKKKPTKNAPEVAGGYCFKHKLRAGYFVSKARKACKLPYLIGAAPVCYGVPTGIRKKPETIRGNA is encoded by the exons ATGGATGTACCTTCTCAAGCTTCCCCTCTCCTCTCAAAACTCGAATCATACGACTATGCCCAAATCGACACTCTCTTCTCTTCATTCCTCCACCCGTTCCTAAACCCTAACAAAAAGCCCCCAAATTCCAAAAAACCTTCATCTTCGTCGTCTTCAATTAGGTCATTAGTGAAAATATATTTACCATTCATCAATAAATCGCTATCAATCATCCCAAAACGCCTATTTGAATCGCCGAAAAACCCAAAAACCGCGGAATTTCTCACCCAATTGTTATCGGCATACAAGATTTGTTTAGATTGTCTTGCGATTGCGTCGTCAGAGCTTTCTGGAAAGCCTTATAGTGTGCATTTGCAGAGTGCGAGGTTTGTGCATTGTTTACTGAGGTGGGAGAGGTACGATGAGGGGTTCGATGAGGGACTTAGGGTTTTGAACGGGTTAGGGAAGGTTGAGCTTGAGGGGTTTCCGTTTAGGGTTTCGATTTCGAGTGGGGAGCTTGTTCCTAAAGTTGTGGAGTGTGTTGATTGTGATGGCGATAGTGAGGGTGAGTGTGATGGCGATGAGTTTGTTAGGCTGGTTGTTGATTTGGTTGTGGTGGTTGCGCAATGTGTATCGATTGGGAGGTGTATGGATGTTGGGAAGTATTCGGGTTTGCTGGATTTGTCAAGGGAGGTTCGACCTTGGTTCAG GCACATGGAAGCTAGTGCAGCTAGTAAATTGCAGTGGAAACTATTAGCACATATGAAGAATGCCACAAGTTTCTTGATCCGAGAAGTTAAACATTTTGGAGAAAATTTGATATCTCGGTTCTGCGAGGCTACATTTCAGGAGTATACACAGTTGTTGAATGCTCGACATCTTCAG GGCAGAATGAGGGAAGAATTAGAGGAGTTTGTACTGTTTTTACACAGTTGTGCATGTAAATGCCGTTCTGCATGCAGAAAGGTGCAATGCACCGTTGCTATGCATCTGCACAAATCTGCAAGCAAATTTTCTCAG GGTTTGGTTTACATTAGTTTGGTCCAAAGGGTTTATGCGATCGGGCTGAACCTTTCTCAGTTTGGAGCTGCAAAGGGCACAATCAGCGCTTCTTGTGAGTTATTGCCTGAAGGTTGGGATAAGCTAGAAGATCTATCATATATGTTGGAATCTGGCAAGTGTTACTACAATTCCAACTCAGAAGCTGATTTGTCATTTTACCTTAGTGCACTGAAGTTCTTGTGTGCTCCGCTCGCTCAATTTATTAACTCTGAAAGGAAAAGGATAGTGAAGGCAGACATAGAACCGTCCTTGGGAAAGGCATTGAAGCTTATCCAAGTGGCATTTGTCGAATATTGCTATCTCTTTCCGCTTTATCAAGA GAAGGAAGGTTGCCGAGAAGAAATTGACATGGTTGTGCTAAGCATTTCTATGGCTTCTTTCACTCTTTCGTTGAGGTTGTTCCGTAACACCAAG GGCTGTAAGATGCTGGTGAACCATATTCTCTCTGATAAGTTTGTACTGCAACCTCAAATGTTGAATTACTTGGTTTGCATGCTTCACAACCTCTTTGTCGAATTCTATCGATATGAAAATTATAAAGAG GCTTTGAAGGCTGGAAAATTTTGTTGTAGAGTATCTTGGAGTCGTTgtatacttctttgtgaaagagcTGCGGGCAAACCAAAAGGATCTGATGAAGAGAGATCTGATAGTATGATTGCAGACTATGTTAATGAGGCATGCAAAGATAATTCTCTGTTAATGGATATTCTCCATCAAATTGATAGCAGTAAAGTGGACAATGTAATTTTATCTGGGCTTGAAAAATGGTGCCATTCCAGAAACCTGTTTGAGAGGCTTTTGTGCCCTGAAGCATTGATGAAGCGCTGGGTCAAG ATACAGTGTAAACTGTATGCAAATACTAATGCAAACGCTCCAATATTAGGCTCCCATCTCCTTGTCTCTTCTTATATAAAGAATCAGAACATCTCACCTGAAATCATTGGGATAATCTTAGAGCAG GAGCTGTTGTTGTATCAGGAGTTAAGCTGCTTTTACCCTGGATTTTGTCAGAGAATGCAAATCGCAATCATTGACATCCTCTTGGAGAAGGTGTATTTGTTGAATAACTGCTTGCAGAGATCTATTATTCTAGCTAAGAAAGGATTTTTATTAAGGAACATTGAAATTGGAGGTCTGAAGAGCTGTGTTGATTGCTTGTCAGAAGCAATCAATTCCATC GATGGTTTACCTGGCATGATACAGGATAAAGCTATGTTAGTGTCTAATCAGCTAGCTATTCTGTATTGCTTACGTGCACTGAGCactcaagaagctaatccaagctcAAAG GAAATTTTCACTGACATCAGCAAAGCTGTGATGATATGGCTGAGGTCCGATGATCCTTGTCATTTTCCAAATAGCAAGGAGGACGGGGGATATGCGTATATCTTGCAGCTTATGTATCACATTGCCGACTTGTTATCTATCAAG GGTGACACAACTCTTCATTCAGATATGTTTAATGCAATACTGAAAGTGTTGAAGCAAATGAATGTCCCATTAGATAAGTGCCTGTCGTTGCTGTGGGAATCTCGAAGGGTTAACCATTCACTTTGTGTCCTCCCTGTCAGTGAGGCATTCATTGTGGCGCTCTCTTGTATTTACGGGAAAGAAGCTGAATCATTTGAGTTCTGGCTCAACTGCCTGCAGGACTCGCGGACACTGTCAGTTGTGTTTAAGCAGAACTTCTCATTCTTGTCTTCCTTTTCTCCACTGGCCTTTCATCAACATAAGAGTTCTCTACAGTCAGGCATCTCTGTTGATGAAGTGAAGCAGGTTGCTTCAGACCTTGTTTCGATG GTTTCTGAATCCAGTTCTTCAGCTTTTCTTGCTGGACATACCTGCTACGACTTGAGTGAGAGGCTTAGTGCCAGTGGAAAGATGATTgag GCCTTGCTTTATGCAAAAGAAGCTCATAGGATTCGCAGTAAGATGCTACAAGAATATTTTTCTTTCAAGTATGAGCTGCATGAAGCGAGTCATGATGAAGCTACTCAGAAATCATCAAACTGTATTCGTCAATTCACAGTTTTAAGTCAAGTGGCTATCAGGGCTTGGCCAAATCATAGTAAATCTTTAGAGAAATATGATGGCATCCTACTTACTCCGTGGAATGTGCTCCACTGTTTTCTTGAGAGCTCCTTGCAG GTTGGTATTCTCCATGAAACACATGGAAATGTAGCTGAGGCAGAAGCTCTGTTTTTAGTAGGCAAGAGTATTTCATGCTTGCAGAACTTACCCCGGTTCATCGTTGCCTTCTCATCTTGCCTAG GTAAAGTATATCGTGGAAAGTGTCTCCTAGATTTAGCGCACAAGGAACTAAGAGCTGCACAACAAGTCTTTGATGCGGAAACATTCCCTGGCACTTGCTCAAGATGCTCTTTCGTGTTGGAAAGTAAATTAAACGAGGAACTTGGTAATTTATGTAGAAAAGGCGTATTTTCTGCTGCAGTAAACCCATATGAATCATCTCTTAGAAGTCTTATTTCGCTTGAGAAGGGTGATCTCTCTGTCTGGTTTGAGGAAAGAGACTCAGGGAATCCCGTGCTTGGGAGTAAAGATTTGAAGGGTGCTGAGTTGGATAATTCGAATGATAGACCTACGTTAGCTGTTAAAAATCAGAGGACAAAGATTAGAGCAGAGGCTAAAAAGTCCAGTAAGCCGATGAAGGAACTAGAATCTCAGGCTACTGTGAAACCTTGTGTATCTGTACGGCACTCGAGGGTAACTCGTTCTAGAAAGCAGTCTTCTCAGAGGAATGAGGCTGAAAATGAGGAAGGGATACATAGTGTTTCTAATCAGTACTCCAGCCACCAGACAGAAAATGAAGTGGCAAGTGTATCTAATAGGGTGATTTGTGAGAAGTGTCTTTTGGGCAAACTTAAAGGTTTGGGTTCTCTGGCTTCTTTGATTCAAATGAAATGGGAGTATGTCCGGCGGAGACAAATACTGAAACTTCTTATTGGCCTAG GTAAATGCCAAGTTACTTCTTCTGCAACCACCTCAATGCACAGGATATATATGAAATGCATTTCTATACTTCGTGGAGGAAATGACTGTCACTGCTTGAGTTCTACGTCATTCGAGCTTGAGTTTAAAGGCAAAGAAATTCCTGCAGATAGTTTGGCATACGAATGTGCTGAAGTATTTTACACTTTTGGCTGGTATATCTCAAAAGCGTTGTACTCTTTGGACACCAG GAATGTCCACCATGCGGCAAGTTTAGACAAAATGTCCCACGTAGTTTCATTGCTCAAGCATGCTTATGTTCTCAGTCATGAGATTCCATTGCTTTTTCAGAAG GTGTCTAAGCTTCTAGCTTTGCTGTATCTTGTCTCAGCTTCTAGAGAAAACCCCTCTTTTCCTCGGTTTTCTGGTAATGTACATCCCGAAAATTATTGGGCTGCTTACTTTCATCAAGCTGCAGTTGGCACTCATTACAATCTGCAACTCCTTTCTGCTATTACTGAGAAATATAATTCCTCCATGTTTTCCGAAGTCCAG GGATCCCCTGATGGGGTAGGCATGACAGAGGAGATGCATACTTTGCTTAG TATAGTGCCTGAGTCAATCACGGAGATCGAATCAGTCATGACTAGCTTTTTTGAAAGCCTTCCTGATAGTGCAGTTGTCTGTGTAAGCTTTTTGGGGAAGTCCTATGTCAGCCTTTTAGATGGACTGATGCACTATTCGTCTAGTGTTCATGGATTGATACTATTGTCCCGTTTTAGTGCTGATAATCAACCTGTGGTGATAGTAATGCCTGTGAGCTCGCGTTTGGAAG ATTGTGAAACTAGTTTTAGTGGCTCGATCAATGGGGAAATTGATGCATGCAAGGAGTGGCGCTCTCCTTGGGGTACCAATGCTCTTGTTGACGATTTAGCTCCGTTGTTTAAATCGATACTGCGTGAAAATTATTTGTCTTCCTCAAGCTTCCCTGAGGAAGATACTGAAAAAACCCGTCAAATGTGGTGGTCTCAGAGATATAGCCTTGATGGTTGTCTACAGAAATTAGTTCG GGAGATGGAAGAATCGTGGTTCCATCAATGGAAGTACTTGCTTCTAGGACGGTTGTTAGATGCGGAGTCCTTGATTCCTGCAATGAAGAAGTTGATGCaggaaattaaagagagattcaAACTAGGTGTAAATGAAAGTGTTTTAGAAATGGTGATGAGTGGCACTAAGTCTACGGATTTGGAGAAAGAGAGAATCCCAATGGTGTTTCTTGAGAAAGGCTGTTATATTTGCAGCGTCAAAGATTGTGGTGAAGGAAGATGTAGTGGACTTGATGACGTATGTGCTGAAGCTGATTATATTTTAGGTTCTGTCTTTGCTGCTGTTAACAGACATGAAGTAGAATATTGCACAAGGAGGGATCCTGTTGTTCTTGTGCTAGATACCAATGTTCAG ATGCTTCCTTGGGAGAACATGCCTATTATGAGGGAGCAAGAGGTATATCGTGTACCTTCTGTTGCGAGCATAATCGTGGCTCTACAAAGGAGGTCTGCCCTAGAGAAAGATGGCAGGCTTTCTGCTAGGTTTCCATTAATTGATCCATTGGATTCATTTTATTTTTTGAATCCTAGTGGCGACCTCAGCCGCACACAAGCTGAATTCCAAGACTGGTTTAGATCCCAGAACATTCAG GGAATTTCTGGGGTTGTTCCATCGATGGCAGACTGGAGTGCAGCGTTGCAAAACCATGACTTATTCCTATATTTTGGTCATGGAAGCG GTGCTCAATATATGCCTCCAGAAAAAGTCAAAAAACTCGAGAGTTGTGCTGCCACTCTTCTTATGGGATGTTCTAGTGGAGCTCTAAGCTTTAACGGGTGTTATCCACCAGTAGGTACTCCTCTCGCTTACCTTTTAGCCGGTGCTCCTATTGTCATCGCAAACCTGTGGGAAGTGACTGACAGAGACATCGATCGTTTTGCAAAAGCCATGCTTAAATGTTTCATGGAAGAAAGATCCATGTCGTCCACCGACTGCATCCAATGCAGCTTAATGGCCGAGGAATTTGAGTCCATGACCGTGAATGAAAACCTAGGAAACCCTAAGAGAGGCCGACGGAAGAAAAAACCGACTAAAAATGCCCCAGAAGTTGCAGGTGGGTATTGCTTCAAACACAAGCTACGGGCTGGGTATTTTGTCAGCAAAGCGCGAAAAGCTTGTAAACTTCCATATTTGATTGGTGCAGCGCCCGTTTGTTATGGCGTTCCAACTGGTATTAGGAAAAAACCGGAAACTATACGAGGAAATGCTTAA